The following DNA comes from Armatimonadota bacterium.
TCGCGGCCACAAGATCCTCGGCGCCCACACGGTCAGCCCCGGCCTCCTCCGCGGCCTTCGCACCGTCACCCTCGGCGAAGACTGCGACCCGTGGAACCTTGCCCGTACCGTGGGGAAGCGTTGTCGTGCCGCGTACGGTCTGGTCGCCCTTGGAGGGATCGGCACCCATCTTCAAGTGCAACTCTATCGACTCATCGAACTTGGCGTTTGCAAGCTGCTTCAGGGTGCTGATCGCTTCCTGAGCAGTGAAGCGCCGCTGCTTGTCCACCTTCTTGCTGATTTCGACGAAACGGCGGCTGTGCTTGGGCATTGTGCACCTCGCTCGTCTGGAGGCGGCAGCCTCGCATCGGAGGCCGCTCCCACCCGGAGACGGTGGTAATTGCGCGCTCTGGGCGCGACCACGGCCCATCGGCCGCGGCAGTCTGTTTAGTCGCTGACGACGATCCCCATACTGCGGGCAGTTCCGGCGATGATCTTCGCGGCAGCTTCCACGTCGCGGGCGTTGAGGTCGACCATCTTGCGCTCAGCGATCTCGCGGATCTGCGCCCATGTCATCTGGGCAACCTTTTCCTTGTTGGGGGCAGAAGAAGCCTTGTCCAGACCCGCAGCCTTCTTGAGAAGACTGGCGGCCGGCGGGGTCTTGGTGACGAACGTGAAACTGCGGTCCTGGTAGACGGTGATCTCCACCGGGATGATGTCACCGATCTGCTGGGCAGTCCGCTCGTTGAAACTCTTGCAAAACTCCATGATGTTGACGCCGTGCTGCCCAAGTGCCGGG
Coding sequences within:
- the rplK gene encoding 50S ribosomal protein L11; the encoded protein is MAKKVLAVVKLHCPAGKANPAPPVGPALGQHGVNIMEFCKSFNERTAQQIGDIIPVEITVYQDRSFTFVTKTPPAASLLKKAAGLDKASSAPNKEKVAQMTWAQIREIAERKMVDLNARDVEAAAKIIAGTARSMGIVVSD